A section of the Clostridium omnivorum genome encodes:
- a CDS encoding O-antigen ligase family protein, whose translation MKQNLKSTAIVLLLFLLGISPVYFNYVFNDNIKAVLFVVFLLSFYIISIYEPIDAAIVFILFSFLIKFNFVVYSYIRVNHVLFLVLVLSQIIFKIKRLDIVRKAKIVIKDKYFFLNVILVLIMFVSSTLNSINKWDSYRIIIVFAFAIAVYLFLAIYYLSIDFEKRKFITDKLFIKSSLVFSILGITLLILLKFFNVWDQYFNVIPTGSFIRLHFSEDPNYYASFILPGILISISKFKSLNKFEKAIIPICILAFILTVSFGTFIALGFGILLIFRYKFINFTSIKKYFNKKYMLRFGIPIILLFLLISPFVYKKFSAVIEQKRISSNERMEVWRDSLTMNTKNIKTLLLGVGNDNAKYNTGFYKRTNYPRDMHNSYLQLYAENGILGFAVFTLLVIVAFKKISQNINYDYSYKVVLYSILAAYFFIGLFNVYVVWFTINLIYATYLEEFKRNEVF comes from the coding sequence ATGAAACAAAATTTAAAATCAACAGCTATAGTGTTATTATTGTTTTTACTAGGTATATCGCCAGTATACTTTAATTATGTGTTTAATGATAATATTAAAGCTGTACTGTTTGTAGTATTCTTACTATCCTTCTATATAATAAGTATTTATGAGCCAATAGATGCAGCTATAGTATTCATATTGTTTAGCTTTTTAATTAAATTTAACTTTGTGGTATATAGCTATATTAGAGTAAACCATGTGTTATTTCTTGTTTTAGTTTTATCACAAATCATATTTAAAATTAAAAGATTGGATATTGTAAGAAAAGCAAAAATTGTAATAAAGGATAAATACTTTTTTCTAAATGTGATACTAGTTTTAATTATGTTTGTTTCTTCAACCTTGAATTCAATAAATAAGTGGGATTCCTATAGAATAATTATTGTTTTTGCTTTTGCTATAGCAGTTTACCTATTTTTAGCTATTTATTATCTATCTATTGACTTCGAGAAAAGAAAGTTTATAACAGACAAATTATTTATAAAGTCCTCATTAGTATTTAGTATATTGGGAATTACTTTATTAATTTTATTGAAATTTTTTAATGTATGGGATCAGTATTTTAATGTAATTCCAACAGGAAGCTTTATTAGATTACATTTTTCAGAAGATCCAAATTATTATGCATCATTTATCTTGCCAGGTATTTTAATAAGTATCTCAAAGTTTAAGTCTTTAAATAAATTTGAAAAAGCGATTATTCCAATTTGCATTTTAGCATTTATATTAACTGTATCTTTTGGAACTTTTATTGCGCTTGGTTTTGGGATACTATTAATCTTTAGATATAAATTTATTAATTTCACTAGCATTAAAAAATATTTTAATAAAAAGTATATGTTAAGGTTTGGAATTCCAATAATATTGTTGTTTTTACTAATATCACCATTTGTATATAAAAAGTTTTCAGCTGTAATAGAACAAAAAAGAATTTCCTCAAATGAGAGAATGGAGGTTTGGAGAGATTCTTTAACAATGAATACAAAAAATATTAAAACACTTCTTTTAGGTGTTGGTAACGATAATGCCAAGTACAATACAGGATTTTATAAAAGAACTAATTATCCTCGAGATATGCATAATTCTTATTTGCAGTTATATGCTGAAAATGGAATATTAGGTTTTGCAGTTTTCACTTTACTTGTTATTGTTGCTTTCAAAAAAATAAGCCAAAATATTAACTATGATTATTCATACAAGGTAGTGCTGTACTCAATATTAGCAGCATATTTCTTCATAGGTCTATTTAATGTTTATGTTGTATGGTTTACAATTAATCTAATTTATGCAACGTATCTAGAGGAGTTTAAAAGGAATGAGGTGTTTTAA